The genomic stretch GGCTCGGGTATAATTGTAGGGTAAAAAGGTCGGACGCATGCGtttcaacagtttctcccaactattgatcttcccCTTGGCCGCACTCTTGATTGCTTCAATGGTTGCCACCATGTCGTTACTCTTCCCTGGAATTTGGTTGAGACCAAAGAAACTCGTTGATCCTTGGGCACCTCTTTGAAATCAAGAATTTCTCCAACTGCCGCTACCCAATCAAAAAATTCTTCAGTTTGGAGACCCCCTTGGAATTATGGAATATTGAGTTTGAAACCACTCTCCCATCGATTGGCATGGGCTTGCACAAGGGGTTGATGTCCGCATGCACTACGCCCCGTAAAAGGATTCCCGGCTTCATCCTCATCACTTCATTCGTCTTCCTCTTCCGAGACGGGCGGAGAGGGTTGATGATGACGTCCTCTACAACCCCCAAGATTAGCCCATTGGGTAGTGAGGGTCTCATTTGATTCCCCCAAACCACAAATCGTTCATCCATAAGTTGTTGATGTGCCGCCGCTTGTTCTTCCCGAACTGATTCCTCACGTTCATACACGTTCTCCAAGTTTGCATAGCCCTTTCCCCTTGTGATTGGCGGTGCCATCGAAAGAAACTTGTGCTCTGATACTAACTGATGCAGCATAGGATTATGATGGACAAGAAAAACAACAAGTAGAATGGATAAATATTCCTATGATTGTGAGATtatcaacaaaatcaaagaactcTTGTCTAAACAATAGATATTATCtaaggtttgaaggaaaattatgaaaaaactcaactttgagtattctttttgaagaaaactaaataataaacaTAAGCCGCGTTCTTAGGGCTAtaaagcatgtatttatagactcccaaaacctaaacctaaagaaaatatgaattaaGATCGTATTTGTAAATCTATGAAGGGTGTCCGGACGGGACATACCCCCTGTCCAGACACGTAAACAAAACGTGCATAAAATAACATAGAGGTGTCTGGACGACAATTCCAGAAACTCTAAGATCACAACCCTATCCAAATGGCTAGAGGCCCTATCCGAACACcaattccaaaaacttaagatCGTAACCCTGTCCGGATGGCTAGAGGCCCTGGCCGAACACCAATTCCAGAAACTCGGAATTACTCCCTGTGTCCGAACATGGATGTCATGTTCGGACATTGCAATCGTGTCTTGACTCTTTGGGGTCCCTTCACACTCATATCTGCCTTAGTCTTCCTCATGAAGTCCCAAGAACTCTAATCTTTACTCTTAAAAAAGAGAATACTACGCAGTGGAAAcatatgatttatattattgtaTCAACATTAATCGTTACAACAGAACATCTACTAAGAATCATCACATTAACTGAAATTATACTATACATATCATCATTACAAAATATCTAAATTAAACCTTAATACAGACACATATCTCAAACCTACAACATcacccaaaaataataattaccaAGAGCAGTTTTCGAAATCCTGTAATGAGTCCTCAAGCGTTAATCGAATAGATATCATAACGCCAAATGGTCGTATTTGTCCTGAGGTCCATCTCGAAATTGACATCTAAAGGTAGTCCATCTATAAAATAATACACATAGGTGGAAAAGATACAAGTTTATATAGGTTATCATGTAGTGAAATAAGTTATTTAAGCAAAAGATTTATAAATCACAAGCAGTAATGTAAATGAAGTCTTTTGTTCAATAAAAGAATGTCATGGGTCCCCAAGTGGTAGCTCAATTGAGTGTGTACCACGCcttataaagcggaggtcactagtttaaatccCCCCTTCCCcttcttttgtgtggacatgtcaaaaaaaaaaaaaatgtcatatatatatatatagtgtgtgtgtgatatattAAGCGAGCATGTTATATGTTAAACAATATATTCTACTCGAGATTTAAccccttctcagtagggttggcgttgtcccaAGGGACATATAGTACAATATCAGTGCTCTGGATACTACCACATATCGTCATATGCTAGCAGCTCAATCAAATCTAACCTTTGGTGGCCTACACTCCTAGCAAAGCCGTATTAGTGACCACATTCGTACATGGTGTGTTCATTacaaaataaccattggatccaaggtcaaaaaataaaagtaaatctCTACGACCATAGGGCCAACTCTTATAATAATAACCCTATGGCCGTTATCCTGCACATATCAGTATATCATGTCTTACAATTCAATTCGTTATTCATTGTCTTTTATATGAATATGTTAAGGTGCAATAGTGCTACTTTGCTTACATAGACAAATCTTAGAACATGCCTTGTGTGTTGCAAttttgaatgccataaaaggctTTTAGATGAGATTGTCAAAGGCTCGATcaaacaaatggtatcagagccagagTCATGGGTTTGAGTTGTGTGAGCGTCATGTTGAGGGAGGGATTGTTGAGGTGCAACAGTGTTGCTCTACTTACATGGACAGCTCTTAGAACATGCATTGTATGGTGCGATTTCGAATGCTATAAAAGACTTTGGCTTTCCTCACTAGACACCAATTGGTTttcagatgagatggtcaaacaCCCGATCCAATTGCATGCATTTACGACTTGTCATTTTCAtcatttgtttatttatcactcattttcataaaatagagTTCACAGTAATCTAAACTATATTTCATGTGAGTTGTAAACATGCACGTTTGAGCTAAAACAATCCATAATTCCTAAGTTGTTCAAAATAGGCTTACTGTTTGGCCATCAAATGTTTGGACAGAAGAGGTCGAACGTTATGCCTTGACATCGAACGTTCGTCCAGAAGGTGTCAAATGTTCGGTTCTGTGTATAAACCCATTAGAACAAAAATTACTTCTAGACCTCATCCCGACATGTCCTAAGGTACTAAGCCTCAATAGCATTCTCATGCAACGTATGGTACGCCCAATAACATTAAACTACGAATATAGTATTAAGATAAAAACCTACTAGAGATTAAAAACCTTAAGCCTAGATACAAAAACTACCTAAGTAGAAGATAAGCATTGAGataaaaacctaataaaatcatTAGAACAATCTATGTTAGGAAAATTACTTCATTTGAAGATCAAAGGACCAAGAGAGCTCATTCTCTCTCCaaatcactctctctctctctctctctctctctcactttcacTCTAGGAACAAATTGATAGAAGGGGCAAAATAGGGTGAAGGGGCAAGGTATTTATAGGTTTATAATCGCACAAGATAGGGTTGATGTGTTATTTTTTAGTACTGTATCAAACTTTCGGATCAAGAGTTTCAAGTGAACGTTTAGCTGCCCAACTTCAAATGTTCTAGTGGGATCACGAACATTTGGCTCTCTACCTCAATCGTTTAAATGAAACATAAGTTAGGATTCTATTTCttattaaaccctaaaattccCATTAGTTCAAATTAAGGCTCACTTAACtgtaattaatattttggagCCCTATAAATGGCTTCTTTAGAATACTGTTATTTTTCGACAACTAGTTTGGCATTGCAAAATAGTTTTCCTGACCTACCCTCGCacccacggcaccctcaaaataaaaaaataaaaaaagaaattctttttacaattttacctacccATTACCCAAGACATGGCAACCCTTCTCCCGCTGCCCCGCACCCCcattcccccaaaaaaaaaaaaaaaatctctaagacgctctctctcatactctctctagtctcttcaTTCTCTATTCTTTCTATCACAAATTCACAGGTAACTCCTCCTCCGTGTCTCTCTCACATCTCAGTTGCTTTTGTAGCTTTGTGTTAcagttttagatttttgttctagtttctttcttttacctggtttcaattttggattttttgatttattttatcagTTTCTTGAGGTTGTATGGTGGAGAACTCAGAATTGGAGAACATGAGAAGGTGTGGAAACGATCGAACTCGATGATGTAGCTGCCAAATTAGGTCTTGATCTGATCTCTCTGATTATTAATTCCCACATATTCATCTTTTATGactatttgtaattttttttattgttttcatttaataatcTTCTGTTTGGTTCCCTAGgaaattgaataaaagttaGTAAACCTATATGTATCAATGTATGTATAACGTATTAATGTATCTATGGAGTTTGGTTATGAAGAAGTTTTTAATTGATGATTCTCCTACTACTAGGGAAGATATTTTGAAATGGGGATAAAAGAATGGAAAGGTAGAACCGTAGAAAGATGAAAGTTgttttatgcaaaatatactGGGATGCGATGGTCAAAACCCATAGGAACTAACTACTAAGCAAGATTTGACTATTCGTGATAGGCTTTGTGTTATATTGCCGGAGTTGATTTTTctgtatttgaattttttagagTATagcaagaaaaggaaagaaccaATACTCATGGAAGATTTTGGGAGAAATTCGTGGGATTTTGGAGGAGCTTAAGGTAAATTGtaaatgttgttttgtttcacCAAATTTTGATGCTTCGGTTGAAAACCAtgacttaatttatattttgcaCCCTTTACAGGAAGAAGGTTTGGGAGAAAAGTTCAAATACTCTGGTGTTTTCTACAATTCAGTTAATTTGGCCCTTTTGGGTCTGGCGGGTTCTTAGGAAATCGAAATCAAAGACACTCTCTCTATCTTCTCAGGTGAGTCACAACCCTAGTAatttcctaaaccctaaacttttgtgctacattttttattcatcctctatttttcctttgtttaatATGTCggttttaaactttaatgtttattttggtGCTTATATCCATATAAACTttgattaaacattaatttaatttcaatattaatttgaatgattgaataaactttaatattcgcatgattgcttattttgttgtttaatgtttataaactttgattgtctcttaTGGGGTCGcgatttaacttgaaaatgttAGGTTCATGAATCATGTCTAAGTTTAAAACTATTGATTCattcttcaaaaggaaagaagtcGACATTTTGAAAAGTAATACACCGTTGGAATTTAATGCCGAAACTTCAAATCCCAATGAGCATCATCTTAAATCTCcaagggttgaagatgaagaacatcctTTTGAATCTCCAATTGCGGAAACACAAGagattcattttaaatcatcaaAACTCAatgttaatgaagttgatgtttcTTCTATAGAGCGAGATCCAGGATTACGTCCTCCGATGTGGGACTATCCAGTCAATCGACGTGATGAAATAAGAAGGGCTTATTTAAAAGATGGTCCAAATCGATTTATTCTTACAAATTATCCACTTTCTGGACTAGAAAATCACCCTCGTTGCTTTCAAGCCTCTTGGTTCACACAATTTCCTTGGCTTGAGTATTCTCGTTCTAAGGATGCTGCATATTGTCTACCATGTTATCATTTTACTATGAAACGAGATGGACGTCTTGGATGGGATGTATTTACAATCAAGGGATTTAGAAATTAGAGAAAACTTCATGAGGGaaaaaattgtgcctttttGACTCATATTGGGAAGGATTCTtgttcacctcataataatgctATGAAATCTTATGAGGATTTACGAAATCAATCAAGGCATGTCGATAAAGTATTGAATGCACAAAGTaccaaataaattcaaaataatagaCTACGTGTGAAAACTTCTATTGATGTTGTTCAGTGGCTTGCATTTCAAGGATGTCCTTATAGAAGTCATGATGAGACTCTTGATTCAAAAAATCGAGGTAATTTTCTTGAGAAGATTAAGATTTTGGCATCATACAATGATAATGTTGTAagtgttgttttggaaaatgctcAAAAATCTGCAAAGTATACTTCACATACAATTCAAACGGAGATTTTGCAAGTCATTGCAAGTAAAGTGCGAAATAAAATTCGTGTGGAGACTCTAAATTTTGTATCATTGTTGATGAGGCACGTTATGAGTCTAAGAGGGAGGACatggctattgttttgagatttgttgaaaAAGATGGTTTTATATAAGAACATTTCTTTGATCTAGTTCATGTTAAGATACATCGGAATTGACTCTAAAGAATGGAATATCTGATGTTCTCTCTCATCGTTGCCTCGATATTCAAAATATCCGTGGACAAGGATATAATGGTGCTGGTAACATGCGTGGTGAATGACCGggattgcaagcattatttcttaatgattgttcttgtgcatactatgttcattgttttgctcATCGATTACAATTAGCATTACTTGCTGCATCTAGAGAGGTGTCTTCTGTTCATGAgttcttcacaaatttgaacTTTGTTATCAATGTGGCCAGTGCTTCAAGTAAATGTCATGATCAACTACAAGTTGTTCATGCAACACAAATTCCACATATGCGACCTATTGGTAAGCTTGAAACTGGAAAATGGGCTAaccaaattggcactttgaaacGAGCTAATGATTCTCGTTGGGGTTcttattttaattctatttgtagcCTAATAAGGATGTTTGATGCTACTTGTACAGTGCTTGAAAATGTTGGAAGAGAAGGAGGTACTTACTCTCAACGAGGAGATGCTAAGGTTGCTTATAAAATACTTATATCCTTCgagttcatatttattttacatttaatgaaGGAAATCATGGGTATTACTGATGTTTTTTGTCAAGTTTTGCAGAAAAAATCTCAAGACATTTTGAATGCTATTCATTCAGTTTCTATTACAAAAAAACTTatccaaaagttgagagatGATGGTTGGGATAATTTGCATGAGAACATTGTCTCTTTCTCCAAGAAAGCTGAAATTGACATTCCAGATTCGAGTGCTCGTTATATTGAAGGTCGAGGTTGTAATAAAAAGAATCACATTACAGTGGAGCATCATgatcattttgacatattcaatacTACTATCGACCttcaattgcaagagcttgaTAGTAGGTTAGGTGAAAAGGCGATGGAACTTTTAACACTTAGCTCTGCTTTGGATCCAAAAGATGCTTATAAAGCctttaaaattgacaatatatgtATCCTTGCGGAAAAGTATTAtccctttgatttttctgagcaGGAGAAAATCAATTTGAGATATCAGTTGAGGTATTTTGAACTTGATATGCTTATTGATCtgacattacaaaatttgtcttccatTGCAGAATTATGCCAATGATTGACAAAGACAGAAAATCAAAGACAtattatcttattgatagattgattcgtcTTGTTTTGACTCTTCCAGTGTCTACAGCGACTATCGAACGAgtattttcagcaatgaaaattgttaaaacacgacttcgcaacaaaatggatgatgattttcttgcaaatagtttagttctctataATGAAAGGGAAATTGTTGAGAGCTttgatttagattcgatacttgatgattttgtgcttctaagagaccgtaaagtgcagttctaaacactttttttttttctttgtatttctgtctttttgatatagtgtcgacatgttacatttttaatatatcaatttgagcacatatttataaactttatagatatttttttgtgatgcatatattgtgtgaattaccaaatttttaggacgccaaaaaaattttagcggcacccccaatataaaatgTCTGGCTCTACCACTGGGTTTTATGTTATCAACTTCAGTATCAAAATCAGTCTTGTTATAAGTTTAACATGCTTCTTTTAGTCGTACTTGCTCAGTTGCTCTTGCTCCTTTTGTTGAAGATAGAACAAAAGTTACTAAAATGAATTTATCCCTAAAGCCTTTGAAATGTTTTAGTTCATTTAATGTTTTGGCCTTTCAATAGGCTCTTCACTTGATCATACGAAACACCAACTTTTCAAGTTTTAGCTGATTTTTCATACAAGTTATTAATTAAACCTAAACTATTTTGGAAGCTCATATCCCAAACCATGGGAAAATATGGCTAGTTAGCGTGTAATCTGTCttacttattaaataaataaaaaactattttggaAGCTCATAACCCAAACTATGGGACAATATGGCCACTTAACTTATAATGTATCTTACcctatcaaaatttaattttatttaaacaacttttcatttaaataaaatttcttcatgcAATGTCTTGTTACATGGTATTTTGTCCTTGATAAAGttgatttaatatatttagTGAAAAAGTCTCATTATAGcttacaaaaattatttatttattattattttttctttctaaaattcGTCTTTTCAATGAAAGCACATACTTTTTGGGAGTAActttcatataaattatattttcataaatgaataatataatgattaaattctaaatattctaatatgtatatttatcATGCTTTTCAAACTTTTGAATAAGTGTCTTGATGTAATATATCATGACTAGGGATAATTCTCTTCACTTATTCATTTGAATCTAATTATGTTCTCACTAGTACAATTGTTTGGCTAAAAGGCATTTCAAAACCTTGAGATCCTAACAAAAAGATATTACTTAACCCAAAggtcatttaattaataaatgatCATAGTTCCAAAAGTCacaattgttaaaaaaacaattctgaattaaattacttaagaatatattattttcaaagaATAT from Corylus avellana chromosome ca1, CavTom2PMs-1.0 encodes the following:
- the LOC132168112 gene encoding uncharacterized protein LOC132168112 — its product is MSKFKTIDSFFKRKEVDILKSNTPLEFNAETSNPNEHHLKSPRVEDEEHPFESPIAETQEIHFKSSKLNVNEVDVSSIERDPGLRPPMWDYPVNRRDEIRRAYLKDGPNRFILTNYPLSGLENHPRCFQASWFTQFPWLEYSRSKDAAYCLPCYHFTMKRDGRLGWDWLAFQGCPYRSHDETLDSKNRGNFLEKIKILASYNDNVVSVVLENAQKSAKYTSHTIQTEILQVIANTSELTLKNGISDVLSHRCLDIQNIRGQGYNGAALLAASREVSSVHEFFTNLNFVINVASASSKCHDQLQVVHATQIPHMRPIGKLETGKWANQIGTLKRANDSRWGSYFNSICSLIRMFDATCTVLENVGREGGTYSQRGDAKKKSQDILNAIHSVSITKKLIQKLRDDGWDNLHENIVSFSKKAEIDIPDSSARYIEGRGCNKKNHITVEHHDHFDIFNTTIDLQLQELDSRLGEKAMELLTLSSALDPKDAYKAFKIDNICILAEKYYPFDFSEQEKINLRYQLRYFELDMLIDLTLQNLSSIAELCQ